A stretch of Gadus chalcogrammus isolate NIFS_2021 chromosome 9, NIFS_Gcha_1.0, whole genome shotgun sequence DNA encodes these proteins:
- the nfatc3b gene encoding nuclear factor of activated T-cells, cytoplasmic 3 yields the protein MSGDDQPSGPDLRTLWSPGSPQDLVSPPCPPAPPHLLSASQGPQYSPLGPQYSPLGPPRTLACPSIHITAIAPFSHLELSGSRGMEDPPGPEDPLGPLGPEQAWLSLGPCYRDSALSPSPCSSLSSRSWLSDLSSCESFSHVYDDVEGELEEAAARCGLASPRASPRASPRASPRASPRASPTPGWGAGFGVELWQQQYQQPSPGPSPRSSVTEETWLTQLPPSRPASRPTSRPTSPCGKRRHSGGVDVRTRSPSPLCPPAPLCSPAPLCSPGPAPPEQSWPASPLPYGLQELNVPSKTRRTSGSQADPPPGQTPCLEEDLDRVLDSPPGQTPGLEDVLDRVLAALPFLDPPGTQTPPSELFLPVPPSIRWTNQRASGGPPLFSPSSPPPLDWPLPCSWGPVELQLVRGPRPFHRAHYETEGSRGAVRTASGGHPVVKLQGYSEQALVVQVFMATAEETPLRPHPFYQVHRVTGKSVTTACREITLDGTRVLEVPLLPEHDMTASLDCVGILKLRNADIELRKGDLGRRNTRVRVGYRVHVPQLHGNVLCLQTASVPIECSQRLALELPQVVDFSPASGSVGEEMSIRGTNISSHSRVIFAHREPDGPCQWEAEASLVPERSSESVLVVRIPPYHNTQARGAVLVHFYVSNGKKRRSQSHSFTYLNSAPHHFLSPEDPPAAPLVKQEGWDYIPHNALVLQEPFHPHGPFYEAQGDYGSSLHPTLGSSPIRPLPPPFSFAMTTAYPTAAALPFANQSDPLLRYGPPVPAPPLRGPPPSTTVPPVTRLVGRGYWEDTPPPHSLFCQGGGPVRVKQEVEESLQEFTLDEVNELIDRDFFGLGEATDQKPSDASGLQ from the exons ATGTCCGGGGACGACCAGCCCTCAG gtCCAGACCTGAGGACCCTGTGGTCTCCTGGGTCCCCCCAGGACCTAGTCTCCCCACCatgtcctcctgctcctccacacctcctcagtGCCTCCCAGGGGCCCCAGTACAGCCCCCTGGGGCCCCAGTACAGCCCCCTGGGCCCGCCCCGGACCCTGGCCTGCCCCAGCATCCACATCACTGCCATCGCTCCCTTCAGCCACCTGGAGCTGAGCGGCTCCCGGGGGATGGAGGATCCCCCGGGGCCCGAGGACCCCCTGGGGCCGCTTGGCCCGGAGCAGGCCTGGCTGTCCCTGGGGCCGTGCTACCGGGACTCGGCCCTGAGCCCCAGCCCCTGCAGCAGCCTGTCCTCGCGCTCCTGGCTGTCGGACCTGTCCTCTTGCGAGTCCTTCTCCCACGTCTACGACGACGTGGAGGGCGagctggaggaggcggcggcccGCTGTGGCCTGGCCTCCCCCCGGGCCTCCCCCCGGGCCTCCCCCCGGGCCTCCCCCCGGGCCTCCCCCCGGGCCTCCCCAACCCCAGGCTGGGGGGCGGGGTTTGGGGTAGAGCTGTGGCAGCAGCAGTACCAGCAGccctcccccggcccctccccccgctccagCGTGACAGAGGAGACCTGGCTGACGCAGctccccccctccagacccGCCTCCAGACCCACCTCCAGACCCACCTCCCCCTGCGGCAAGAGACGCCATTCCGGTGGCGTTGATGTCCGGACCCGCTCCCCCTCGCCGctctgcccccccgcccctctctgctcccccgcccctctctgctcccccggCCCCGCACCCCCGGAGCAGTCATGGCCCGCTAGTCCTCTGCCCTACGGCCTCCAGGAGCTCAACGTGCCCTCCAAGACCAGGAGGACCTCAGGGAGCCaggcggaccccccccccgggcagACCCCCTGTCTAGAGGAGGACCTGGACCGGGTCCTGGACTCCCCCCCCGGGCAGACCCCCGGGCTGGAGGACGTCCTGGACCGGGTCCTGGCGGCGCTTCCCTTCCTGGACCCCCCCGGAACCCAGACCCCTCCCTCAGAACTCTTCCTCCCGGTTCCTCCCAGCATCAgatggaccaatcagagagcttCAGGCGGCCCGCCTCTCTTCAG cccctcctccccaccccctctggACTGGCCCCTGCCCTGCTCCTGGGGCCCCGTGGAGCTGCAGCTGGTCCGGGGGCCCCGGCCCTTCCACCGCGCCCACTACGAGACGGAGGGCAGCCGGGGGGCCGTCAGGACGGCTTCTGGAGGACATCCCGTCGTCAAG ctccagGGCTACTCGGAGCAGGCCCTGGTGGTCCAGGTGTTCATGGCCACTGCGGAGGAGACGCCCCTGAGGCCACACCCCTTCTACCAGGTCCACCGCGTCACGGGGAAGAGCGTCACCACCGCCTGCCGCGAGATCACGCTGGATGGTACCAGGGTCCTGGAGGTCCCCCTCCTCCCGGAGCACGACATGACCGCCAG CCTGGACTGCGTGGGGATCCTGAAGCTGCGGAACGCCGACATCGAGCTTCGGAAGGGTGACCTGGGCCGCAGGAACACCCGGGTCCGGGTGGGGTACCGCGTCCACGTCCCCCAGCTGCACGGCAACGTGCTCTGTCTGCAGACGGCGTCCGTCCCCATCGAGTGCT CCCAGCGCCTGGCCCTAGAGCTGCCCCAGGTGGTGGACTTCAGCCCGGCCAGCGGCTCCGTTGGAGAGGAGATGAGCATCAGAGGAACCAACATCTCCTCCCACTCCAGAGTCATCTTCGCCCACAGAGAACCTG ACGGGCCGTGCCAGTGGGAGGCGGAGGCGTCGCTGGTCCcagagaggagcagtgag TCCGTCCTGGTGGTGAGGATCCCTCCATACCATAATACTCAGGCCAGAGGGGCCGTGCTGGTGCACTTCTACGTGTCCAATGGGAAGAAGAGGCGGAGTCAGAGCCACAGCTTTACGTACCTCAACTCCGCCccgcatcacttcctgtccccgGAGGACCCCCCCGCGGCCCCGCTGGTCAAACAGGAAGGCTGGGACTACATCCCCCACAATGCCCTGGTGCTCCAGGAACCCTTTCACCCACATGGGCCTTTCTACGAGGCCCAAGGGGATTATGGGTCGTCACTTCACCCGACCCtaggctcctcccccatccGGCCACTCCCACCACCGTTTAGTTTTGCCATGACGACAGCCTATCCTACAGCAGCCGCTTTGCCTTTCGCTAACCAATCAGATCCTCTCCTGCGGTACGGACCCCCggtgccggccccgcctctcagGGGCCCTCCCCCTTCTACTACAGTTCCACCAGTCACCCGTCTAGTGGGGAGGGGCTACTGGGAGgacaccccgcccccccactccctcttctgtcaggggggggggccggtccgggtgaaacaggaagtggaggagagCCTTCAGGAATTCACGCTGGACGAAG TGAACGAGCTCATCGACCGGGACTTCTTTGGGCTGGGCGAGGCGACGGACCAGAAGCCCAGCGACGCCAGTGGCCTGCAGTGA
- the pdcd2l gene encoding programmed cell death protein 2-like, with the protein MAAADQEVVLLGLCDGAADPKEHTSSCLNSKIGDQPDVFPGGSRPSTDCPLCGVPLVHVVQVYCPLEGSPYHRTLHLFACTRPACSGRPRAWRVLRSQALEAEVRPTGPVPDPPVPLAAATDWCDAADDWGMEDDIGDIPTNELPPQVVEKPPAEQPVLLVPPEAEIHQVPSEVEVSAGLQQLSLRGDAALLRGFYISVVEESELRGGEAGLEHAQRLLREYEEREGTSVGTALEGEENTSGGEKYEKSRARHGDAAFSRFMKRVSLCPEQVLRYSWGGEPLFISELPSNWAQMVPVCDSCGTRRTFELQLMPALVSLLRPAGPTPVPGVPTPDPAPLEFGTVLVFTCGGSCWTTGSSPREEFVFLQDDPDQQLFI; encoded by the coding sequence ATGGCGGCGGCCGACCAGGAGGTGGTTCTGCTCGGCCTGTGTGACGGAGCAGCGGACCCGAAGGAACACACCTCGTCATGTCTGAACAGCAAGATCGGGGACCAGCCGGACGTGTTCCCCGGAGGGTCGCGGCCAAGCACGGACTGCCCTCTCTGCGGGGTGCCGCTGGTCCACGTTGTCCAGGTGTACTGTCCGCTGGAGGGGTCCCCCTACCACAGGACCCTGCACCTGTTCGCCTGCACCCGGCCCGCCTGTAGCGGCAGACCCCGGGCCTGGAGGGTCCTCCGCTCACAGGCCTTAGAGGCGGAGGTCCGACCCACCGGCCCGGTCCCGGACCCACCGGTGCCTCTGGCTGCGGCGACGGACTGGTGTGACGCCGCCGACGACTGGGGCATGGAGGACGACATCGGTGACATTCCGACCAACGAACTCCCGCCTCAGGTGGTGGAGAAGCCTCCTGCTGAGCAGCCGGTTCTTCTGGTTCCCCCGGAGGCGGAGATTCACCAGGTCCCCTCGGAGGTGGAAGTCAGCGCTGGGCTGCAACAGCTCTCCCTGCGGGGCGACGCGGCGCTGCTCCGAGGCTTCTACATCAGCGTGGTGGAGGAGTCGGAGCTCCGCGGCGGGGAGGCTGGCCTAGAGCACGCCCAGCGGCTGCTCCGGGAGTACGAGGAGCGGGAGGGGACCTCCGTGGGGACGGCCCTGGAGGGCGAGGAGAACACCTCCGGCGGAGAAAAGTACGAAAAGAGCCGAGCCCGCCACGGAGACGCGGCATTCAGCCGATTCATGAAGCGGGTGTCGCTGTGTCCGGAGCAGGTCCTCCGGTACAGCTGGGGCGGGGAGCCGCTCTTCATCTCGGAGCTGCCCTCCAACTGGGCACAGATGGTACCGGTGTGCGATAGCTGTGGCACCCGCAGGACCTTTGAGCTCCAGCTGATGCCGGCTCTGGTCAGCCTTCTGCGGCCCGCGGGACCGACCCCGGTCCCCGGAGTACCGACCCCGGATCCCGCGCCGCTGGAGTTCGGGACGGTGCTGGTGTTCACCTGCGGGGGGAGCTGCTGGACGACGGGCTCCTCGCCGCGGGAGGAGTTCGTCTTCCTTCAGGACGACCCGGATCAGCAGCTGTTCATCTGA
- the dus2 gene encoding tRNA-dihydrouridine(20) synthase [NAD(P)+]-like: MATPGGLCFRDITALAPMVRVGTLPMRLLALDYGADIVYCEELIDIKMVTCERVVNEELDTVDFVAPDERVMFRTCERERDRVVFQMGTADPDRALAVALLVEKDVAAIDVNMGCPKEYSTKGGMGAALLSDPDKIEAILTKLVQGLSKPVTCKIRILPSMEDTVRLVQRIERTGVAAIAVHGRTREERPKHPLHCDFLKAVSGAVGVPVIANGGSLDMVKSFEDVAAFRSATGAAAVMLARAAMWNPSVFRRQGLLPVQTVMEDYLKYAVRYDNHAFNTKYCLCQMLRDKVESEMGKLVKTAQTLSDICAAYGMQAYYEEVQVLLRSRRGLHPPETPVTLGGVTTMALRFHRRDYPPEITPKMFLLEWCRKEKLEQPHYHTVDRPQDRLFLSTVTVDNKQYRSTLWEKSKKGAEQAAALVCLRVLRLPEGRRGEEQQQEEESGLGGKRKRAVAPPLLAAAPPQEEQEEEREVNKKIHLSDREAETEVTNGNHHKTLVP; the protein is encoded by the exons ATGGCAACACCAGGGGGTCTGTGCTTCAGGGACATCACCGCCCTGGCCCCGATGGTGCGGGTCGGCACTCTGCCGATGAGACTGCTGGCGCTGGACTACGGAGCGGACATCGTGTACTGTGAG GAGCTGATCGATATCAAGATGGTGACATGTGAGCGGGTGGTGAACG AGGAGCTGGACACGGTGGACTTCGTGGCCCCCGATGAGAGGGTGATGTTCAGgacctgtgagagagagagagaccgggtgGTCTTCCAGATG GGCACTGCGGACCCGGACCGCGCCCTGGCTGTGGCCCTGCTGGT GGAGAAGGACGTGGCGGCCATCGACGTCAACATGGGCTGTCCCAAGGAGTACTCCACCAAG ggagggatgggagcTGCTCTCCTCTCAGATCCTGACAAGATCGAAGCG ATCCTCACCAAGCTGGTCCAGGGCCTCAGCAAACCCGTCACGTGCAAGATTAGGATCCTCCCCTCG ATGGAGGACACTGTGCGTCTGGTCCAGAGGATCGAGAGGACGGGCGTGGCGGCCATCGCAGTCCACGGCAG gaCGCGGGAGGAGCGGCCCAAGCACCCGCTGCACTGTGACTTCCTGAAGGCGGTGTCCGGGGCCGTGGGCGTGCCCGTCATCGCCAA cggcGGCTCCCTGGACATGGTGAAGTCGTTCGAGGATGTGGCGGCGTTCCGCAGCGCCACGGGGGCGGCGGCCGTGATGCTGGCCCGCGCTGCCATGTGGAACCCCTCTGTGTTCCGGCGCCAGGGGCTGCTTCCTGTCCAGACCGTCATGGAGGACTACCTGAAATAC GCGGTGCGGTACGACAACCACGCCTTCAACACCAAGTACTGCCTGTGTCAGATGCTCCGGGACAAGGTGGAGTCAGAGATGGGGAAGCTGGTCAAGACCGCCCAGACCCTCTCCGACATCTG TGCAGCCTATGGGATGCAGGCGTACTACGAGGAGGTGCAGGTGCTGCTGCGGTCCAGAAGGGGGCTGCATCCCCCCGAGACCCCCGTCACCCTAGGGGGCGTCACCACCATGGCCCTGCGATTTCACCG GAGAGACTACCCTCCTGAGATCACCCCCAAGATGTTCCTGCTGGAGTGGTGTCGTAAGGAGAAGCTGGAGCAGCCTCATTACCACACG GTGGATCGCCCCCAGGACAGACTCTTCCTGTCAACCGTTACCGTGGACAACAAGCAGTACAGGTCCACGCTGTG GGAGAAGTCTAAAAAGGGGGCGGAGCAGGCGGCGGCGCTGGTGTGTCTCCGTGTGCTGCGCCTCCCTGAGGGCcggcggggggaggagcagcagcaggaggaggagtctggtctgggggggaagaggaagagggccgtcgcccccccgctcctcgcagcagcccccccccaggaggagcaggaggaggagcgggaggtcAACAAGAAGATCCACCTGTCGGACCGGGAGGCAGAGACTGAGGTTACCAACGGCAACCACCACAAGACACTCGTGCCCTAA
- the immp2l gene encoding mitochondrial inner membrane protease subunit 2, whose amino-acid sequence MAQQAGRRYLRAFVGGFFVAVPVTVTVLDRVAYVARVEGTSMQPFLNPEGVSACDVVLLNRWRVRNYEVHRGDIVSVVSPKNPQQKIIKRVVALEGDFIRTLGYKNRYLRIPEGHLWIEGDHHGHSLDSNSFGPVSVGLLHGHASHIIWPPNRWQRIQRSLPEDRGPLLSSHAAEEEEEF is encoded by the exons ATGGCGCAGCAGGCGGGCCGGCGGTACCTGCGGGCGTTCGTCGGCGGGTTCTTCGTGGCGGTCCCAGTCACCGTCACGGTTCTGGACCGCGTGGCCTACGTGGCCCGGGTGGAGGGCACCTCCATGCAG ccCTTCCTGAACCCAGAgggcgtgtctgcgtgtgacgTCGTCTTGTTGAACCGCTGGCGCGTGCGAAACTACGAGGTACACCGCGGTGACATCGTCTCCGTCGT GTCTCCTAAGAACCCCCAGCAGAAAATCATCAAAAGGGTGGTCGCCCTGGAGGGAGACTTCATCAG aacacTGGGATATAAAAACCGCTACCTGCGCATCCCTGAAGGCCACCTGTGGATCGAGGGCGACCACCATGGACACAGCCTGGACAGCAACAGCTTCGGACCG GTGTCAGTGGGTCTGCTCCATGGCCACGCCTCTCACATCATCTGGCCGCCCAATCGGTGGCAGCGGATCCAGCGGTCCCTTCCTGAGGACCGCGGCCCCCTGCTTAGCTCCCACGctgcggaggaagaggaggagttctGA
- the znf277 gene encoding zinc finger protein 277, producing the protein MATCTANEEAGHEDSILEALSFPEEEPPGGLAVGTDQGPGAEALVCPLCPQTSPLSEAERVLKHLLLDHKLVVADVKLIADLPRYMSYWKGRFLDQPLTEYCSVIKTNSEGPVEKQEFYFLLCDVLPEDRLLREQLQQRRLEETLDQQQRERDDTSFQRVCMFCSEEFSGNRASLLNHMAREHAFSVGLPDNIVYCTQFLDHLQMKLDSLQCLYCEKPFRDKTTLKDHMRKKSHRRINAKNHEYDRFYVINYLEMGRSWEEVQSEDDRDMVDPADDDWSDWRAHPVRAVCLFCEQQAESMDRMYSHMEDAHGFHLRQLKTRLGLRFYQQVKLVNYIRRELHQCRCYGCQEKFGSKEEVLQHIMAAGHVMQLPALSVWDQPQYFFPTYENDGLLCVLVDSEEEEEGAGPAEGAGTAEGVEQRDVPVIAEDLSDLKALRDSSVLNQLLRNPQPPLPRTRWS; encoded by the exons ATGGCGACTTGCACCGCTAATGAAGAAG CCGGACATGAGGACAGCATCCTGGAGGCTCTGAGCTTTCCGGAGGAGGAGCCGCCCGGGGGTCTGGCGGTCGGCACCGaccagggccccggggccgaggCGTTGGTCTGCCCGCTGTGTCCGCAGACCTCCCCGCTTTCGGAGGCGGAGCGTGTGCTGAAGCACCTCCTTCTGGATCACAAGCTGGTGGTGGCGGACGTCAAGCTGATCGCCGACCTGCCCAG GTACATGTCGTACTGGAAGGGCCGGTTCCTGGACCAGCCCCTCACAGAGTACTGCAGCGTCATCAAGACCAACTCCGAGGGTCCAGTCG AGAAACAAGAGTTCTACTTCCTGTTGTGTGATGTACTTCCTGAGGACCGACTGCTGAGGGAGCAGCTTCAGCAGAGGAGACTG gaggagaCTCTGGACCAGCAGCAGAGGGAGCGGGATGATACAAGTTtccagcgtgtgtgtatgttctgcAGCGAGGAGTTCAGCGggaacag GGCGTCTCTGCTGAACCACATGGCCAGGGAGCATGCCTTCAGCGTGGGGCTCCCCGACAACATTGTTTACTGCACCCAGTTCCTGGACCACCTCCAGATGAAGCTGGACAG CCTCCAGTGTCTGTACTGTGAGAAGCCATTCCGGGACAAGACGACGCTGAAGGACCACATGAGGAAGAAGTCCCACCGCCGGATCAACGCCAAGAACCACGAGTACGACCGCTTCTACGTCATCAACTATCTG gagatggggaggagctgggaggaggTGCAGTCTGAGGACGACCGAGACATGGTGGACCCCGCTGATGA CGACTGGTCTGACTGGCGGGCCCACCCAGTCAGGGCCGTCTGCCTGTTCTGTGAGCAGCAGGCAGAAAGCATGGACAGGATGTACTCACACATGGAG gACGCCCATGGCTTCCATCTCCGCCAGCTGAAGACCCGGCTCG GCCTCCGGTTCTACCAGCAGGTGAAGCTTGTGAACTATATCCGGAGGGAGCTGCACCAGTGCCGTTGCTATGGTTGCCAGGAGAAGTTTGGCTCAAAAGAAGAGGTCCTCCAACACATCATGGCAGCCGGTCATGTTATGCAGCTTCCAGCGCTGTCCGTGTGGGACCAGCCCCA GTACTTTTTCCCCACCTATGAAAACGACGGGCTGCTCTGTGTGCTGGtggacagcgaggaggaggaggagggggcggggccagcagAGGGGGCGGGGACAGCAGAAGGGGTGGAGCAGAGGGACGTCCCGGTCATTGCTGAGGACCTGTCAGACCTGAAGGCCCTGAGAGACTCCAGCGTCCTGAATCAGCTGCTGAggaacccccagccccccctacCCAGAACCAGATGGTCCTAA